From Malaya genurostris strain Urasoe2022 chromosome 2, Malgen_1.1, whole genome shotgun sequence:
aacgtgtgcatttacttcaatgcaataagaccaataatgttgtttatatcccagttctataaagagttggatgcaattcaatttgctaaagacaataataatgtgcactatgtggagcatgaaaatatcaagtacaacattccagtatatatggaagatagtgctatagaagtgcgtgtgcatgatcttccttcaagcgtcatcgatccttatcttcgaaaaactatgtcccaatacggagagattctctctatcgaaaaggaAAAGCGGAACAATTTttaccccggtattctaaatgacgtacgtttgttacgcatgcgcttgaggaggcctataccttcttatgtgacattcggtcaggatacaagaatcccgtgcaaatcacttgttacctatgacatgtcaatattgccaaaaagctgttcactacggtaagccatgtgataaagcggacaaggagacaactacaccaaaggagacaactacacggtgcctccttcacaccaactccaagcaaccccagtacacctgtgacagtcaccaacaacagtgaagcatccccttcaacgaaacgttTCGTCATTTTCACACCTGAAGAGCAAATGTCAAAATCAAATGCTAGACATGAAGTCAAATTCAGTCCTCTTTTAAATTAAGTGTGtgaaattttcttttattcaataatataatatattttaggcacactgcttaagctctaagatgccaagggtattttctaatcttaattaacgactaacctcAAACCATaatagattatgtcgtctcggattttcgaaaatccagctttcatctggtgatcggcagtggtcggtgaattgaatattgcatgagtttcccagatggcgttgttgaatatctatggccgcttccttcggttcgtgtgggtccgcgggaaacacccccaggctacgaaggcccggcgggtggcccgcattctggtcatcgactggagcagtcttccgtgggcggtgatggtgatgttacggaagagaatgaaaaaaagtaaaataaatattgtaaatattgtgaaaagcGAGGTTAAAAGGGGgtctggaaacaaaatgtctgaaaactacagatatctaattagttgccatcgagatggtgaagagacgggggaagggggaacgaaaaagttagtgtcaaaaaaaaaaagatcttgttagttccaatgaagatggtggacagggacggggatcgagagaatcaagcggatgttagtgtcgaacctgtaggtggagattatactttctgagcgaggaataacactttACACTTGGATagtaatgtgtttgaggaaaatatatattataagcatatatgaactatccccactcgccaacacatcccgaaccgaaacctcaggcggtctatctcgggccctgagggattccagtagctccgacctggcgtcgagatactctacgcacgaccacacgacatgctcgatgtccagATAACCATCGCCAttggtgcagagcccgttcttcacgatcccgatacgccggagatgtgcgttgaattgaatttattgtgatttgacatgagccgtgacataacgcgaatgaaatcacgactcacgtttaTCCCCAagggaaccaaggtttcgtcgataccttaaggataatggagtgtagccatcgtcccagttcgccattcgtccatgaagtttgccaactttcgagagttttctgacgagaaatactgtgAAGCTTTTTTGAATAATGTTGAAATATACCAATTTTTTATCGTTACACCCTTTACTTCTGTGAAACGTTTGACATTGCATTCTTGTAAACAACCTAAcaagctgctgctgctgtttggAATACATGCTCGTGTGCGTGGATGTGTTTGAGTGTCGTGCAAGGTACAAGTGAAGAGCACTGTGTTGTTCCTGGCGATGGCAATGCACACCGGATATGGTGTTACACATGTGCAAAATAAATCTCTGTTTGATAACGCAATCCAGTTATAATTTTCGAAGAAGAGATTTTATTTCTTGCATACAACTCTGAAAACGGTACAATCAGGTCACATTCTAACAAAACAGATTACTCATGTTGATGCTGTCGTGTGAAAACAAGATGCGAATGCTGCACAAACACAGTATCTGATTTATGGATTTATAATTGCATTATTTCCAAGGAGAGATAACCTTCGCAACAGTTTGAGTTAGGCTAATAACTTTAAATTTCAAACTATTTACATCCCAACAACATTATGATAGAGATCAGTTTATTATTAATCGTGGGGCCAAATTAAAGACTGGCTGTAATTACTGTACACGGCATTTCACGCCAATCAATTAGTATACCGTAACAGACACGACGCTGATTCTGTTTGCCATTAAATgcaaattgcatttttaaaatgGCACGTTTTACTGAGAGGCGTTACGCGAATGATAAACTAATCTACATCGATTCAAATTGACTGAATGTAATTGTCCACCTACAGTATTAATCACTTCCACCCTCAACCATTGCTTTACAGGTCGCCTGTTTCTGTTTTACATTATCTTCTACGCGTTGCTGGCAACGTTGATAGCAGTTTGTATGCAGGGACTACTTGCTACGTTGAATCATGACTACCCCAAATGGCAGCTGGATGAGTCGCTGATAGGAACCAGTCCAGGTCTTAGTTATCGTCCAATGCACTCCGACTATAACTCGGACCCTACTCTGAATTATGCAGCTGCCAACCGAACGGACGTAAAAATTTGGGTTGATCAACTAAACGAATTTTTGCTGCGTAAGTATAAACCAAAAATTTAGCTACTGAACATTATTTACGTTAAATGCATCACGACCGCAGCATACCGGGAACAAGATGCACTCCCAGGTGGGGGTAAGAATCAAGTCATCTGTGATTTCAACAATCCACCAACTGGTGGAAACGTATGTGCATTCGACGTCAGCAAACTTGGACCATGCATCGCCGAAGAGGGATACAATTACAACAAATCCGCTCCATGCATATTTGTTAAGCTTAATAAAGTAAGCACCAATTACGGTAACAACGTTCGTTCTTTTTATTGATTCTATTCGATGTACAATTCCAGATCTATGGTTGGCTCCCGGAGACATACGATGACGTTAATGATCTTCCAACCGATATGCCAACTGACCTGGTTGACTACATCAAATCGCTTCCCGAGAGTGATCGTAAACAAGTTTGGATATCCTGCAAGGGATTAAACAACGACGACAGTGAAGCATTAGGACCTCTAGAATACTTCCCTAGTCGTGGTTTTCCTTCGTACTACTACCCATATATGAACAAAGTCGGCTACCTTAATCCTTTGATAGCGGTGCATTTTGCCCGGCCCACAGGTACTAGAAGGCCCTTGAAATGCAATCAACTGTGCACAATAATATAATTGAAATTTGATTTTCCTTTTGCAGTGAAACGTAGCATCAATATCGAGTGCCGCACATGGGGCAAGAATGTTATTTACCGTGGAGGACAGCGTGACCGACAAGGATCGCTACAGTTTTCAATGACGATCCAGTAGATTAATTTAGAATAATCAATTATTCTAAAACTTGCTGGAATGGGCAAAGTGATAAAAAACGAAACGATACTGTTCGAGAACACCTCCCTCGAGATGCTGAAGGTGTTCGATTCATTCATTGTTTTCTAGCTCCGTTGCATTTGTTATTGATTCTTTACTACGAAATCACACATTTGGTTAGAATTATGAGAGCTTATTCCAAATTCATTGCGGCATCAAACCACATTTTAAAGTCATACAAGTGAACAGGCTATTCACCGAAATTAGATAATATCGCAGGATTTCAATCAATTTGTTTACTTAATTGAATTGTGATTCACGGTCATTAAACTTACATAACGCGGTTAGATTTCTTTAAATTTATAGCCCTATCGGTACTATAAATAACATCTCTCCCATAGAGAATGAACTCACACCAGTTGAAAATTGCATTTGAATTTACCTAGAATTTGAAGAATCAGTTGGGATGTCTCCCATGCCTTTGTTCTTACCGTTTATATGAGACCTGTCATTACCGTATGTATTTcgaagtttttgaccactaaacTGGGAAGCGTTATAATCGAAGTAAGTTTGTTTGTCCattaactaacataaccttcaaTTTGGTAAGTTTTAAGActagttttgaacatttcctacCCCTCATGAGACATCACTTTACAGTCGGTTCTACAAGCAATAATACAAATCATTTTCTTTGCGAGATCGACGTTTCTTATTCACCTCCGAGTTATTGTTGGTATCGCTTCACGGTGAAAAACAAATAAAGTGAAGGAGCAAGACACTTGGCAGTGTATTAGtattgtcaacaatgtgtgcgtaaaaacgaaTTCCTGCGCTtctaaatcaataaatcttccatatggttgaaaaaaaaaacaaatccgtTTATTTTGCttgaaattgcaattcaagaaaagcgaaatctTAGTCATAAACTCTTCCGGTTTTCTGAAAACTGCTctagaaaaataatttcagtttcagcttacttaaccaatacatttgattagcaacaaacacattcctatatggattttctcttgcagaaattattgcgatataaagattaacgtaccttctataagtaaacccgcaaaatggaaacctttaatttaacacgtgaAAGGcagtggatatggaatgttgtcgtaaaactatttaatttccaggaaaactgcttttgtaacagaaaatatttagttttgtttattttgtgtaacgcaatctaatacaaatgcattaaaGCAATGTTGCTAacctttttattagggaattaaaatctacattcataaaatgtaagcaattttccatcaaacgttggtgaaaaattgatcaaaactgatatttcgtccaaaaagtcaggcttaacttaaatttgagaataaattactgcaaaaaaaatgttcgaaactCAATCGCTCAAGCCCCTTTGatgaactggttgcactgcatatacccagtaaattcgaacatcggacgcatcgtgcacgaaagcttttgattgcgtttcgagcttacatagtgtatcggtagaacaaaagagtgacgaaataccaaagcagagagcggatgccTGATACTCAGGGGATGTGATATTTGGGGTTGGATTttcaaccccgaacatagggccagagtttttctggccctaagaggcgaatgaccataaggtcaaagcctctatgatcgaaacaaaagaatttatttcacaccctatcggggagacgtcggctcgaaaatgtcttGTTTGATGTTCCCTCGCTCCGTTTCTacagcgatacataatgtaaacataaagctttttcagttcgacgcggttgatgctaatggtgcagaattgtccgatggcggaccgatcgaagcgctacgatcggccccatatcgtgctcaatcggtccgataatcggaccgatgatcggacttatgcgggtcgacaaatttcactgggtatgAATACATGCAACTATGAcatacacgcagaaaaatggagcttgtttgaaagaacaaaacagttagtaccagatcggctgaaaagttcgtatcgtttctatgagagagcgccactaaaattaaatccataccattttcagttagtaccaaccttcaaaagatacgtgtataaatttgacagctgtctgattattagtttgtgagatattgcattttgagtgtagctacttttgttattgtgaaaaatggaaaaaaaggaatttcgtgtgttgatgaaacactactttttgatgaaaaaaagtgccgccgataccaaaaaattgatgagtgttatccagactctgcaccgggcgaagcaacaattcgtaagtggtttgcaaaatttcgtactggtcatatgagcaccgaagacgatgaacggagtggacgtccaaaagaggctgttaccgatgaaaaagtgaaaaaatccacaaattgattttcaatgaccgtaaagtgaagttgatcgagatagctgacaccctaaagatatcaaagaaacgtgttggacatattattcacgaatatttggatatgagaaagctttgtgcaaaatgggtgccgcgtgagctcacaatcgatcaaaaacaacaacgaattgatgattctgagtagtgtttggagctgttatatcgaaataaaaccgatttatttcgtcgatatataacaatggacgaaacatggctccatcacttcactccggagtccaatcgacagtcagatgagtggactgcacgcgat
This genomic window contains:
- the LOC131427536 gene encoding sodium/potassium-transporting ATPase subunit beta-2-like gives rise to the protein MEMKTKTKDGRVVTTYQFPVKPEKKPFSQILYDKETGQILGRTTENWGRLFLFYIIFYALLATLIAVCMQGLLATLNHDYPKWQLDESLIGTSPGLSYRPMHSDYNSDPTLNYAAANRTDVKIWVDQLNEFLLPYREQDALPGGGKNQVICDFNNPPTGGNVCAFDVSKLGPCIAEEGYNYNKSAPCIFVKLNKIYGWLPETYDDVNDLPTDMPTDLVDYIKSLPESDRKQVWISCKGLNNDDSEALGPLEYFPSRGFPSYYYPYMNKVGYLNPLIAVHFARPTVKRSINIECRTWGKNVIYRGGQRDRQGSLQFSMTIQ